Part of the Solwaraspora sp. WMMA2065 genome is shown below.
GTTGAACAGGTCCCGAACGACCCGGATGACCAGGTCCGGCTCCTCGTAGAGCAGCGTCGGCGCGCCACCGGAACCCGCCTTGGCCTGGATGTCCTCCCACTGTGCCTGCAGTCGTTTGACGTCGCGGGACAGCTCGTCCTCGCTGGCACCCTCAGCTGCGGTCCGCACGATCACACCGGCACCGTCGGGCACCAACTTCTTGAGGATGTCCCGTAGCCTCTTGCGCTCGGTGTCCGGCAGTTTGCGGCTGATCCCGGAGGCGTTCCCGTTCGGTACGTACACCAGATGCCGGCCGGAGAGCGCAACGTGACTGGTGAGCCGAGCGCCCTTGTGCCCGATCGGATCCTTGGTGACCTGCACGAGCACCGAGTCACCGGAACGCAGCGCCTGCTCGATGGACCGGGACCGACCTTCCAGGCCGGTGGCGTCCCAGTTGACCTCACCGGCGTACAGCACCGCGTTGCGGCCACGACCCACGTCGACGAAGGCTGCCTCCATGCTCGGCAGCACGTTCTGCACCTTGCCGAGGTAGACGTTGCCAGCCATGGTGCCCGACGAGGCCCGGGTGACGTAGTGCTCGACCAGGACGCCGTCCTCCAGCACGGCGATCTGGGTCCGGTCACCGCGCTGACGCACCACCATGTCCCGGTCGACGGCCTCCCGCCGGGCCAGGAACTCCGACTCGCTGAGGATCGGCGGACGGGTCCGCCGCTGCTCTCGGCCGTCCCGACGGCGCTGCCGCTTCGCTTCCAACCGGGTCGACCCGGTGACGCCCTGCACCTCGTCGACGGTTTTGCGTGGTTCACGAATCTTGACGACGGTCGGCACGCCGTCCTCGGCCCCGGACTCCGCGTCGCCGGAGCCACGGCGTCGGCGGCGACGCCGCCGACGGGTCATGGAGTCGCCATCGCCATCGCCATCGGCGTCGTCGGCCGACCCACCGTCATCGGACGCCTCGGTCTCGTCGCCGGTGTCGGCGTCGCCCTCCTCCGCGCCGCCCTTGCCCCGGCCCCGGCCCCGGCGCCCACGGCGCCGACGACGCCGGCCGGCCGGCGTGTCGTCGTCATCGTCGTCCGTGTCGGCGTCGGTGGTCACCTCAGCGGGCTGCTCCTGCGGTGCCTCTGCGGCCTCGGTGACCGGCTCGGCCGCCGGCTCGCTGTCGGCGCTACGCCGGCCCCGCCGACGCCGCCGCACCGGCTCGTCGTCGCCGGCCGCCTCGGCACCGTCGATGGTCTGGACAGCGGGCTCCACTGCCGCCGGCTGACCAGCGTCGGTGGCGACCGGCGGACTCTGCGGATCGGGTGCCATGAACAGCACGACAGGTGGTCCGGCTGCCGCTCTGCGGCGTCGGGACGACGGCGCGACGCCAGACACCGCAGCGGCGTCGTCGGTCGCCGGGCCGGCCTGGCCCACGGCGGCACCCGGCTCCGCGTCGGAGTCGGCGGCGGCCGGGCCGGGCATCGCCGCCGACTCGGACTTCGCCGACCGGCCGGCTGCTCGGGTCGGCACCGGCTCGGCGGCCGGTGGTGTCTCGGTGGCCGGCGTCGCAGGACCGACCGGCGACGATGTGGCCAGTTGGGCAGCGGCTGCTCCCGGGGCGGGTTCGCTCTCCTCGACCGGCACCACGACTGCCGGCTCGGCCGCCTTCTTCCGCCGGGTCCGAGTGGTCTTCTTGATCGCCGGCTCAGCAGTGGAGTCGGCCGACGGGCCGGCGGTGTCGTCCGGGCCACCCGCGTCAGCGGTATCAGTACCGGTGGTATCCGTACCGGCCTTGTCCGCTGCCGTCGAACGGCGACGGCGGGTCCGGGACACCGCAGCCGGTTCGCCGGTGGCTGGTGCCGGATCAGCCGAACCACCGGTCGTGGCCGCGTCGCCGCCGGCGACCCCCGCCGCGGCCTTGCTGGTCCGCCGCCGCGTCGTGCGGGCGGTTGTGGATCGGGTCACATCAGCGGGAGCGCCGGCCGGTTCGGTACCGGTCCGGTCCCCGCCCTCTGGCTCGTTTTCGAGCATTGGACGTTCTCCAGTTCTGGCCGCCCCGGGCGCGGGTGAGCGCTGCCACGCAGGGTTGCCGCAAAAAGTGATCCGGCGGACGCGCCGCTGAGCTTCCGGCCCGGTGGGGCGAGAGACCCGGAGGCAGACCGCCGAAGTCTGGCTTACTGAGCGCCGGCCGGAACACGGCTGGCGTTCACCGATGGCTGCCCAGCTCGATCCGCCTCCAACGGATCGACGATCTCCCCCTGCGCGGTCAGTGTTCCCTGAGCTAGCCGGGTCACTCGGGGCGGCACCGGCGGCTCCAGGTCGGCCATGACGCGCAGGCCGGAGAGGACGTCATCGGGTCGTACCGACGGGGTGACCTGCCGGACGACTAGGTCGAGTATCGCACACGGCACCGAGCTGACCTCGGAAGGTAGGCCGCTGCCCGGACCGGCACCCGGTCCGTCGGTGTTGTCGGACCGGTCGGCGACCACGATCCGCACCACTGCGGCACGGGCGTCGAAGGTCCGCCGGCCCTGCTTGGTCAACCGCTCCACCAGCACCTCCTCGGCGGCGGTGAACGTCGCCACCGCCCGGCCGGCCGACTCCGGATCGACCTCGGGCAGCTCGATCCGCCATCGCGACGCGTCGATCCGGTCGGCCAGGCTACCGCCGGCCGCCTCAACCGCCTCCAGTACGTCGAGGCCGGGCGACAGCGCAGCGTCGAGCGCCACCCGCAGCCGGTCGGGGTCGACCTGCTGCTGCAGACCGATCTCCAGATACTCGGCCTCACTGGCGACGCCGGTCGGGGCCGCGCTCGCGTAGGAGATCTTGGGGTGCGGGGTGAATCCCTGAGAGAAGGCGACCGGGACACCGCCGCGGCGCAGTGCCCGTTCGAACGCCCGGGCGAAGTCGCGGTGCGAGGTGAACCGCAGCGGGCCGCGCTTGGCGTACCGGATCCGGATCCGTTGCACGACCGGCGCCTGGCCGCCTGCCGGTTGTGGCTTCCTGCTGATCGTGATGCTCCTCGGAAGGGGTAGGGAACGTCGTCATCCTCACCCGGATGGGTGCGGCGCGCCAGTCAGCCCGCCGCCGGGGTCCGCAGGCCGGTGTTGACCGGCGTCAGCGGCAGCAGTTTCTGCCCGGTCGGACCGATCTGGATCTCAGTATCCATTGACGGACAGACACCGCAGTCGAAACAGGGCGTCCACCGGCAGTCATCCTGCTCATACTCGCCCAACGCGTCCTGCCAGTCCTGCCAGAGCCAGTCCTTGTCCAGCCCGGAGTCCAGGTGGTCCCAGGGCAACACCTCGGTGGTGTCCCGTTCGCGAACCGTGTACCAGTCCAGATCGACCCCGTACGCCGGCAGCGTGTCGGCGGCCGCGTCGACCCACCGCTGGTACGAAAAGTGCTCGCTCCAGCCGTCGAACCGGCCGCCGGACTCCCAGACCCGGCGGATCACCGCGCCGACCCGCCGGTCACCGCGCGACAGCAGCCCTTCGATCAGCGACGGCTCGCCGTCGTGGTAACGGTAGCCGATCGCCCGACCGAGCGACCGGTCCGCGTTGATGGCCTGCTTGAGCAGCCGCAGCCGGTTGTCGATCACCTCCGGGTGCTGCATCGACGCCCACTGGAACGGGGTGTGCGGCTTGGGCACGAACCCGCCGATCGAGACGGTGCACCGGATGTCCTTGGAACCGGTCGCCGCCCGACCCGCCTTGATCACCTCGTGGGCGAGCCGGGCGATCTGCAGCACGTCGTCGTCGGTCTCGGTGGGCAGCCCGCACATGAAGTAGAGCTTCACCTGACGCCAGCCGTTGGTGTACGCGGTCACCACGGTCCGGATCAGGTCCTCCTCCGAAACCATCTTGTTGATCACCCGGCGGATCCGCTCCGAGCCGCCCTCCGGGGCGAACGTCAGCCCGGTACGCCGACCGTTGCGGGACAGCTCCTGCGCCAGCTCGATGTTGAACGCGTCAACCCGGGTGGACGGCAGCGACAGCGACACGTTCGTGCCGGCGTACTGCTCGGCCAGGCCGGAGCACATGTCGCCGATCTCCGAGTGGTCGGCCGAGGACAGCGACAACAGACCGACCTCGTGGAAGCCGGAGTACTCCAGGCCGTCGGCGACCATCTGCCCGACCGTGGTGATGGACCGCTCCCGCACCGGACGCGTGATCATGCCCGCCTGGCAGAACCGGCAACCGCGCGTACAGCCGCGGAAAATCTCTACCGCGTAGCGTTCGTGGACCGTCTCGGCCAGCGGGACGATCGGCTTCTTCGGGTACGGCCAAGCGTCCAGGTCCATGGTGGTGCGCTTGTGCAC
Proteins encoded:
- a CDS encoding Rne/Rng family ribonuclease encodes the protein MLENEPEGGDRTGTEPAGAPADVTRSTTARTTRRRTSKAAAGVAGGDAATTGGSADPAPATGEPAAVSRTRRRRSTAADKAGTDTTGTDTADAGGPDDTAGPSADSTAEPAIKKTTRTRRKKAAEPAVVVPVEESEPAPGAAAAQLATSSPVGPATPATETPPAAEPVPTRAAGRSAKSESAAMPGPAAADSDAEPGAAVGQAGPATDDAAAVSGVAPSSRRRRAAAGPPVVLFMAPDPQSPPVATDAGQPAAVEPAVQTIDGAEAAGDDEPVRRRRRGRRSADSEPAAEPVTEAAEAPQEQPAEVTTDADTDDDDDDTPAGRRRRRRGRRGRGRGKGGAEEGDADTGDETEASDDGGSADDADGDGDGDSMTRRRRRRRRRGSGDAESGAEDGVPTVVKIREPRKTVDEVQGVTGSTRLEAKRQRRRDGREQRRTRPPILSESEFLARREAVDRDMVVRQRGDRTQIAVLEDGVLVEHYVTRASSGTMAGNVYLGKVQNVLPSMEAAFVDVGRGRNAVLYAGEVNWDATGLEGRSRSIEQALRSGDSVLVQVTKDPIGHKGARLTSHVALSGRHLVYVPNGNASGISRKLPDTERKRLRDILKKLVPDGAGVIVRTAAEGASEDELSRDVKRLQAQWEDIQAKAGSGGAPTLLYEEPDLVIRVVRDLFNEDFRELVVQGDTAYEMVESYLAHVSPDLLARLRRHAAVADVFAERRIDEQILKGLDRKVFLPSGGHLVIDRTEAMTVIDVNTGKYTGAGGNLEETVTRNNLEAAEEIVRQLRLRDIGGIVVIDFIDMVLESNRELVLRRLTECLGRDRTKHQVTEITSLGLVQMTRKRIGAGLLEAFSETCDCCKGRGLIIHTEPVPEKPRSSGGTGAGDRAKTVAAAPASGGGTSVTGGAATGGSRRRGRKANQPADEASPAPDVTDTPDVTSAPDVTAVTGADQPDEPADVVAGVAEAEAAPTTTGVIRVPVAAAQPLVDPTAEDEDETMGYDLSRYEVDPVVETGNGAAPVRLAGADDPDLADDDDDRDASAGDHAAGGRRRVRRSSGTRRRTRP
- a CDS encoding TIGR03936 family radical SAM-associated protein, coding for MQRIRIRYAKRGPLRFTSHRDFARAFERALRRGGVPVAFSQGFTPHPKISYASAAPTGVASEAEYLEIGLQQQVDPDRLRVALDAALSPGLDVLEAVEAAGGSLADRIDASRWRIELPEVDPESAGRAVATFTAAEEVLVERLTKQGRRTFDARAAVVRIVVADRSDNTDGPGAGPGSGLPSEVSSVPCAILDLVVRQVTPSVRPDDVLSGLRVMADLEPPVPPRVTRLAQGTLTAQGEIVDPLEADRAGQPSVNASRVPAGAQ
- a CDS encoding TIGR03960 family B12-binding radical SAM protein, which encodes MVVPAGAAPTATVGGPTARSVWSRLEPLLPQVSKPIQYVGGELGAVAKDWEAAAVRWALMYPDAYEVGLPNQGVQILYEVLNEQPDVLAERTYAVWPDLERLMRAHGVPQFTVDAHRPVGDFDVFGVSFATELGYTNLLTAIDLAGIPLSAADRDDSHPVVLAGGHAAFNPEPIADFIDAAVLGDGEEAVLEITGIVRRWKAEGSPGGRDELLLRLARTESIYVPRFYDVDYLPDGRIQRVVPNRADVPFRVHKRTTMDLDAWPYPKKPIVPLAETVHERYAVEIFRGCTRGCRFCQAGMITRPVRERSITTVGQMVADGLEYSGFHEVGLLSLSSADHSEIGDMCSGLAEQYAGTNVSLSLPSTRVDAFNIELAQELSRNGRRTGLTFAPEGGSERIRRVINKMVSEEDLIRTVVTAYTNGWRQVKLYFMCGLPTETDDDVLQIARLAHEVIKAGRAATGSKDIRCTVSIGGFVPKPHTPFQWASMQHPEVIDNRLRLLKQAINADRSLGRAIGYRYHDGEPSLIEGLLSRGDRRVGAVIRRVWESGGRFDGWSEHFSYQRWVDAAADTLPAYGVDLDWYTVRERDTTEVLPWDHLDSGLDKDWLWQDWQDALGEYEQDDCRWTPCFDCGVCPSMDTEIQIGPTGQKLLPLTPVNTGLRTPAAG